The genomic interval tatttaatttgtcaaaataatttataatattttaatagatatctGGAGTTTTTATTCgtcaaatttatttctttacaaaaatataagataaaacaaaacttacGTTTGAAATTGCAAAGTATACGCTACTTTTGAATGAATTAGCTGTttgaaatatcaatttaaaaaattctaattcttgttttaattctaatttcGAAAATCtggtttttaaatgaaagataGGCAAATATACAGTCAAAGTAAaaaaacctttgtcagtttttaaatgaatttctttatcaagttttaaacgcttagtaccttttgaatctaaacatcaaatcattgcaaggcaatatgtcattctcgatcggtaaagcagatcggtaaagcagattatcgctcatactgagcacacgaaaatagatcttaaggtgacgaaccttttcttaccccgactgtacaaattCCTGatcaataatattcaaataattatgaaacattAAACAGCAACAGTTAAATGAAAATCAACTTACATTCCTTACAGCTATGTGAGCGACTAGTTTCAAGTGATCATTGAGATCCTTAAGATACTTGAAGTATTCAGTATCCGATAcagtttcaaatattttcattagatTTGTAATTGTATTACCAGCGCCGACTACTAAATTTTGATCGacataaaaaccttttaattCTGATATATCTGTCACATCTATTAGAAGATTGGGATATTCTAAAATTGGGTAGACGCctgaaaacaattttaatgatgaattatttaatttataatattttaaattagcatggttatttaccatgttttttgttCTACGAAGCTGAACTCGTGAACAAATCATAATAGATACgtcaaaatatcgagctcctccaaataaaaataaaaaacattataaatatcccgttttaaataaatgtaataatttagatTAGTCACAGTCTGGTAAGTAGCAATTTTCACCTTACCTTTGCCAGTATTACCAGCGACAAGCATATAAGATTCTGTACCTTTCTCTCGCCAAATAGCAAATACGTCTGATAGTGTGTTTACTCTGTACCAGTGCCGTTTATCACTTAGCTCAATATGCAGTATTTCGTTTAGAATATCACTTTTAGAAACCATGCACCAGTCGAGTTCTGAACAATTACTCTTTGAACATACATCTCCAGATTTATCACATATTTTCAAATCTTCGATGTCGGCTATTTCATAGGAATTAGGAGCATCTGAAGCGAACTTTTTGAAGGCTTGTAAAATTGGTCTGTATCCAGTACACCTACAGATATTACTTCCGAACGATTCTTCTATTTCAAGCATTGTAGGTTTCTTAGTTTTCAAGAgactgaaattaaattatatgattaatgaaacgaattttattgtcttgggtctggatgtttgtggtgccgtcgtttcttctgattttccataacacaagtgctttagctacatacattgggatcagagtaacgcaTGTGATGTTGACCAATATGgagtatgatatatattattatatttattcatgttaAGTGTTTAAGGTTATGCATATGATAACCGAGTTACCTGTACATTGCCATGATCCACCCAGGTGTGCAGTAACCACATTGGGAACCATGACACTCAGCAAGCACCTTCTGCAGTGGATGATAACCCTTCAATCGGTTACCTACAAATTCTACTGTCTTTATGTCCCAATCTTGGCACGAGGTTACTGACACTAGACACTAAAATCAATGATTAAATTACCTACAATTCTATATTCTTTCAACGCAAAATCGGTGTATTTATTGTAACTAATTGATTACGATATTGATAATCTGTCTGTTTTACTGATAGTCGAgttgacccagtggttagaaggcaaGCATCTTAACCTATTAATGCGCGTTCAAGCCCAAGCAAGctccattgaattttcatgtgcttaatttgtgttaataattcatcgcttgctcggtggtgaaggaaaacatagttaggaaacctgcatgtcactaatttcaacgaatatTTGTCATATGTGTAACCAgctcgcattggagcagcttgtTAGAATATGCCTAAAACTTTGCCTCAAAGATAGAGgagatcttagcccagcagtgggaaatttacagtctgttaatgttgttaatatttGTCTGTCTTACTGAGTTTATTGCTTGAGGGATATCTTCGTTGTTCTTCGTAGCAGTGATTATACAAGCTCCGCATCCACCTTCCAAGCACATGTATTTTGTTCCACAAAGCTTTAGTGTTTCGCGCAGGTAGTCCAGGAGTGTAGTGTCGGAATCGACTTCACAGCCCACTTagaatttgaaattgtttttcatttagtaaataaaattcattaagaaattaattataaattaattacttttggaTCAAAATATATAAGGTGAATTTTATGATTAGCAGCAGGATATTTCTAAggcgtagtttttttttaattagtgttaattatttaaaaaaaaagccaaTGTTAAAGACAGTATAACTTTATTAAGTGTCTTATCAATACTTCTacgcaaatattataaatatgaaagtaactctgtttgtctatctgtttgtcgttctttcacgagcaaaccaatgaaccgaatttgatgaatttttggtgtgaagcaaacttaaagtcaaaggaaggacataggccttttcttgcctaacacttgacaaATAGCACCCTAAAACGACAACTAATCTGAAATAAGTATACACTTGGTAATATATGATGTGTCTgttttacacttatttatttggCAAACAAAACCAAACATACCTAACTGGCAAAGATGTacctaaatattaattgttacgtAGTCATCTAATAGCAAGTGAGCACTATAAGAAAATCAAATCATTCATGCCACAAACCCTgcaaattaagatattatttcccTTGTAGCTTTAGTTGCACTCACGCAACCTTCATAtcgtaacaaaataattttatactattgTTGTGTGGCAGTAAAATATACGACGgtgtaataatataacatgaTATAACTTATCATTCATTAAAAGAATACTTTTTCTTAGAGAATAAACACCTGGATTCAGGGTCAGTTTCCATCACAagacactaattattgtaaaaagtaaagtaagtaagtaaacaGCACATTGAATCTGCTTTTTTAAAGAGAGCAAATATGCGAGTTTCTTGGCGTTTCTTCTCTCTGGAGGCTTTTtgaaattatgatttaaatatcgacgatacaaaaatgcttcattgtgaagtttacttgaagaaaaattgatttgatttaatttgataagaaACCTTACATACCAGAATACTGTTTTccatttactttaaatttaattcgttcCATGGCTTCACCTTGCGAACAACACAACTCGgcactaaatttaaatagtgtTAACTATTATGTGTTTATATAGTATGACTATGCTTGTGAACGACTTTGTTTGGaatttttgattacatttacaatatctACTCGAGCACAACTACCTACGCCTTTTTATCTGTAGATGTGTTGATGagttaatttaaatcatattcaaaaaaatgtttgtccccagaaatttctaaatattatgttgtatcatttacatttctttcttttcaagtaaattaaacagaaataaataatttccttttttggcaacaaaacactatatttttAGTTGATTATCTGCTGAAAGTATGTTTACATATTAACATTAGAAAGGGACAAAAAATTCATCCTTGTGGAACACCTTTTGAATTTAGGGATTTCTCGCACTCGTCTACATCAAATACGGTATGCCACATCATGTTAAATGTTCAGACAGACAAGCAAAACTTatcttatgaaatatattatgtaattgaatGACTTAACTATAAAAATGTTAGTAGTAGCTGGTGATAATGAtgaatattctttaaatttacatataaatgtcTTTCTCTTATCATAATACtcgtaaaaaaaattaggttTGAAACAACTGCTTGTAACGCTATTTGAAGACCAAGAATTTGTAATGGAAATCAAtcataaaaacacttttatatgtaatttgtattgaaagttgTAAATAGATAATAGCTGGTAGCAGAGTAGAGTAGAGTTCGTGTctattgaagaagatgaaattcCTGACCGATTCGCCATGTCAGGTATTCTTAACTGTTGACTCCAACGTaagatataatacatacatatatagatgtCTTTAACTAATGTGACCGgattttaattgttgaaaaagagtaactactgaactTCTTGAGGGTTGTTCTctatagaatctactttccgtcaggtggtaacttcacttaatataattgttaaatgacgatttaaaagtgcttgtaaaatcctacttaaatcaagtatatttattttgatttaatttgatttcactATCCAGAGAAAAGAAGAGAGTTCAGGTATAGAAACAGCgactgaaatattttcaaaggcACTAACTACAGTCGAGTAGTAAGaattttttgacaaaaaaattgaAGAAACTTTTCACTCTGACCTGGAATTCAACTCCCAAGACATGATTACATGAGTGCAAATCATCACTA from Vanessa cardui chromosome 15, ilVanCard2.1, whole genome shotgun sequence carries:
- the LOC124535835 gene encoding xanthine dehydrogenase/oxidase-like produces the protein MERIKFKVNGKQYSVGCEVDSDTTLLDYLRETLKLCGTKYMCLEGGCGACIITATKNNEDIPQAINSCLVSVTSCQDWDIKTVEFVGNRLKGYHPLQKVLAECHGSQCGYCTPGWIMAMYR